The Longimicrobium sp. region CAGCGGCGGCGCGACGTGCTGTACCGCGACTTCCGCGAGGGGCGCATCCCCGTGCTCGCCGTGTCGAAGGTGGCCAACTTCGCCGTGGACCTGCCCGACGCCGCGGTGGCGGTGCAGGTTTCGGGGACCTTTGGATCGCGGCAGGAGGAGGCGCAGCGGCTGGGGCGCATCCTGCGGCCCAAGAAGGGGGCCAACCAGGCCCACTTCTACACCCTGGTAAGCCGCGACACCGTGGAGCAGGACTTCGCCCTCAAGCGCCAGCTCTTCCTCTGCGAGCAGGGCTACGAGTACCGCATCGCCGACGCGGAGGAGATCGCCGGATGAAGCTGGCCGACCTGGACTGGCGGGGAATCCTGGCGACCCTCCCGGATTGGGAGGCGCTCTCCCCCGCCGCGCGCCGCGCCTTCGTGGAGGTGGAGCCCGCGGGGACCGCCGGGTCGGTGCTGGGAGCCGCGAAGGCGGAGCTGGAGAAAGCCGGGATGATTGCCGGGGCCGGGGCGCGGGGAACGCTGTGGGAGGCGACGCCGCGGTACCACGCGTTGCTCCTGGCGCTGCGGTCGATGCACGCCCTTCCGGTGCTCGCGATTCACGACGAGGCGCTTGCGGAGGCGTACGTCCGGGAGCATGTCACGAAGGCGGAGGCGACGCTGATGACCCGCCACCGGTTCGGGGGCGGGTTCGATTGGGTGAATCACCGCGACGCGGCAGAGCGCGCCTGGTCCTTCGACTGGGTGGACGGGTTCCTGGCGCAGCAGGACCTCCGCGCCGCGGTCAGGTGGGAGGCCAACCTCCTGACACCGGGCGAGCCTTCGCGTCTGGCCCGGAACGGGATCTTTGACCCGCTCCGGGCGCTGGTGCGCTCGTTCGCAGGCAATCCGCGCGGGATTTCCCTGGGCGGCATCCTTCCCGGGCTGGACGACGACACGCGGGCGGCGGTTCTATCGGCGGGGTTCCGCTACCTTCTTCTTTTCCCGGCGTTGCTCGGCGAAGAGCCGGAAGCGCGGGTGGGGCTCGCCCCGGGAGCCGCGCTGCGGATGGGGCCCGCGCCACCTGCACCAGAGGCCGTGCGGCCCGAGGAAAGTTTTGAAGCGCCTTACATGCTCGCCGACATGACGGCGGTCCTGGTGGAGGCGGCCACCTCACCCATCCCCCTGCGCGGCAGCGACGGCGCGCTGTACGCGCGGGCGCAGAAAGTACTGGCCTCGCGTCTTCAGCCGCTGCCGGAGTGGGTCGCCACTGCCGTGGGCAAGGGGCCGGGTGACGACTACGACGACGAGGAGGACGACGAACCCGAGGAAGACCGCGGGCGCCGCAACCCCGATTCCGAGCTATCCCACCGCACCGCCGCGGCCGCGCAGATGCTGCTCCGTTCCGCGCTCGCCACGACGCGGAAAGACAGGGGAGGCAAGTTCCACCTCGCCGCCACGAAGGCGGGCGAGCAGTGGCTGCGGCTCGGTGAGGGAGAGCGCCTCAGCGTGCTTCTCAAGGCTTTCCGCGCCTCGGACCAGCGCAATCCGCACGGCTGGTACGGCACGGAAAAGGGAACCGACTTCTTTCCCGCGCGGCTCGGGTTCGACCTGACCAAGGGCTCGGGGCTGGACCTGCGCGCCGCGACGTCCGCGGCGTTCCTCTCCGTCCCCGACGGCCAGGTGGTTCCACTCGAATACTTTCTGCACTTCCACGGGATCACGGCGAACCCCTTCCTGGTGCCGGGGATGCGCAAGATCCTGGACAAGACCTACTCTTCTTCGAAACCCACCACCCGCGAGGAGTGGGAGCTTCTCTGGGTCAACATGCTGAGGGTCTTCCTGGCGATGCGCCTCTTCCCCTTTGGCGGCGCGCGGCTGGCCCGCACGGCGGACGGTGTCGCTTGCGTGGGGCTGACGCCGGCCGGGCGCTACCTGCTGGGGGCGACGGACGCTTTCGAGTACGCGCCCCTGCCCGAAGGCGAGGTGCTGGTGCAGCCGGACTTCGAAATCGTCTTCCTTGCGCCCGCCCCGCGGCTGGAGCCGGAGGTGGCGCGCTTCGCCGACCGCATCGGCGCGGGGGTGGGGGCGCTCTTCCGCATCACGCGCGCTTCCGCGATCCGCGCGGCCGAGCAGGGGCTGACCGCTGACCACGTTGTGGGTTCGCTGGAGCAGGTCGCGCGCAGCGGGGTGCCCGCGAACGTCGCTCGCCAGGTGCGCGACTGGATCGGGAGCACCCGCAGGGTGAGCCTCCGCCCGGCCGTCCTCATCGAGTGCCCCGACGCCGACACCGCCGCGCGGGTGCGCTCCGCCGGCGGCAAGCAGGTGGAGGCGATCACGCCGACCGTGCTTCGCGTGAAGGCGCAGGGGAAGGACCGCGCCGCGCTCGTCAAGCGGCTCCGCGAGAAGGGGATCTTCGTTTCGGATTGATTCGCCCCTGAAACCGTGGGGCATCCGTTGTGCGCAGCGATGCGGGCGGGGAGCCGGGAAGTCCAACAGCCCGTGAGTACGTCGATGCGGAGAGCTCGGACGGCTGGTTGTGCCGTGGTTCTGGCGGTGCTGCTGGCGGGCGGTGTAGAGGGGCAGGAGTTCCGGGAGAACGTGGCGCACCCGTGCCAGGACTTCTGGATGCTCACGCGCACCGAGGTCGTGGACTGCCTGCGGCGCGACTACGCGGTGGCCGATGCCGAGCTGAACCGCGTGTACGCGGCGAAGATGGCCGGCCTTTCCGCCGCGGCGCGCAACGCGCTGCGCCAGGACCAGCGCGCCTGGCTCGTCCGCTACGACCGCGTGCTCACCGCGTACTACTCGCGCCCCTGGGCCAACCACTCCATCGCCAAGGTGCTCCCCTCGCAGATCCTCGCCGTGCGGCAGCGGACGGCGTACGTGCGGCGATTCAGGGGGTAGCGCCCATCCCGCGCAGCTTTCCCCGCGCGATCTCTTCGCGACGCTCGTTCGTGTTCAGCTCCAGGAAGCGGCGATAGTTGGCGATGGCCGCCGGCGTCTGTCCGCGCACCCGGTACACCTCTCCCAGATTGGCGTAGGCGATGGCGCGGTTGGGATCCAGCCGCACCGTCTCCCGCAGCTCCCGCTCCGCCCCCGCCAGGTCCCCGCTCTGGAAGAGCGCCCAGCCCAGCTGGTTGCGATAGTGCGCGTTGCGCGGCGCCGCCGCCACCGCCCGCCGGAACCCCGCCACCGCCGCCGGAAAGTCCCCGACCTCGAAACGCTGCTCCGCCTGGCGCGCCGCACTCGCCGCGGCGGGGCTCGAGGCGGGCGCGGGAGACCGCGGCAGCGTGGACGTGCCCGCGAAGGTGCCGCTGGCAGTTGGGGTCGTGCCTGGCTGTGCGGGAGGTGCTGCGCCGCCACCGGGTGCCGCGCCGGCGGCAGGGGCCGCGCCGGAGCCCGGCTGCTGCGCTGCTCCGGTCGCGGCCGGGTCCCCGCCGTCGGGGGCGCTCCAGGCGAGGGAGTCGGGCGTGCGCGCGGGCGGCGGGGTTGCGGCGGGCGGCGCGGCTGCCGTGGTCTGCTCGGCCGGGGGCGGTGCGTCCGGTGTGTCGCGCGACAGGGCCCACCACGCGCCGCCGCCCGCCAGCAGGAGCAGCGGAACCCCCACGAGCAGCGCGGGCGAGGCACTGCGTCCCGCTGGACGGCCAGTCACCGGCACACCTGCAGGCATCCGCTCCGCCAGGAGCGGCACCTCGCGCGTGGGGTCCACCAGGGGCGCTGGTTCGCGCACGGGCTCGGCGGCGGGCGTGGGTACGACAGGGGGAGGCACCACGACCTCCGGCGCCGCCGCGACCGGCTCGGGCGCGGGGAGCATCACCGTATCCGACGTGTCGGCGGGCACGACGACCGGCGGCGCGGCGGCGGGCGCGGCTTCGGCGCGGAGCGAGGTCAGCGCGGCGTCCAGCGCCTCCGCCATCTCGCCGGCATCGGAGAAGCGGCGCTCCGGGTCCAGCTCCATCGCCCTGCGGATGATCGGCTCGACCTGTTCCGGGATCGCGTCGAACGAGGGCGGTGTGGCCGGGTCCCCGCGCGTGAGGAGCCGAATCTGCTCGGGATCGAACGGACGCTCCCCAGTCAGCAGCTCGTACCCGATCACCCCCAGACTATAGACGTCGGACGCGGGGGAAAGGTCGCGCACGTCCTGGAGCTGCTCCGGCGATGCGTAGCGCGGCGACAGCGGCGCGGCACCCCGGGTCAGCTTCGTGAGCGACTGCTCGGCGTCGCGGATGCGCGCGATGCCGAAGTCGAGCACGCACACGCGGAAGCGCTCCTCGCGCTCCTGCTCCGCCAGGAAGATGTTGGCCGGCTTCACGTCGCGGTGGATGAGGCCGCCGCGGTGCCCCGCCGCGATCCCGTGCGCCGTGTCGCGGAGGATGCGCACCGCCGCGGGCGTCTCCAGCCGCTCGGGGCGCGCGAGCCGGCGCGACAGGTCTTCGCCACGCAGCAGCTCCATCACCAGGAAATCGAGCTCCAGGTCGGGATCGGTCCCCACGTCGTAGACGGTCACGACGTTGGGATGGTCCAGGCTGGCGGCGACGCGTGCCTCACGCTCGAAGCGGCGGCGCACCTGGTCGCGCGTCGCCGCGTCCGCCGCGACCACGGTGATGACCTTGACCGCCACGGTGCGCCCGAGGCGCTCGTCGTGGGCCCTGTACACGGCGGCAAAACCGCCCCTGCCGATCACTTCCTCGATCCGGTAGCGGCCCATCAGCGTGCGGCCGGCGAGGAGCCCTTCGAGTCCGGACATGGCGTCGGGTTGAGTCGTGGCGCGCGCGTTCCCCTGGGAATGCCACGTATCCGGCAAGATACGATCCGGGGGGAACGGAAATGCGTGAGAGCGTAGAACAGCGAAACCATCACACAGAGAGCACAGAGAGAACTGCAAGGCACGAAGAACCCCTTCTTGTAGTTCTTGCCGTTCCCCTCCGGGTCTCTGTGTGAAACGGCCGTTCGTCTTTTCGCCCTCACGCACTTCCCTTCCATCGCCTGCTCACTCAAACTACCTTGTCCCCCCACCCCCACCCCCGTTCCCAGCGCACGAACCCCCGCCATGCCCAAGTCCGTCCGCATCCTCCTGTGGAGCGCCGTAGCCGTGCTTGGCGCGGCGGCCATCGCGGTGATGGCGCTGCACAAAGGCGAGACCATCAACGCCGCCTGGCTGGTGGTGGCCGCGGTGTGCACCTACGCGGTGGCGTACCGCTTCTACGCGCGCTTCCTTGCCACGCGCGTCTTCGAGCTGGACGACCGCCGCGCCACCCCCTCCGAGCGGCTGGAGAACGGGGTGGACTTTGTGCCCACCCACCGATGGGTCCTCTTCGGCCACCACTTCGCGGCGATCGCGGGGGCGGGGCCGCTGGTGGGCCCGGTGCTCGCGGCGCAGTTTGGATACCTGCCGGGCACGCTCTGGCTGATCGTGGGCGTGGTGCTGGCGGGGGCGGTGCAGGACTTCATCATCCTCTTCGTCTCCATGCGCCGCGACGGCAAGTCGCTGGGGCAGATGGCGCGCGAGGAGATCAACACGACCGCCGGGATGATCTCCATGGTCGCCGTGCTCGCCATCATGGCGATCCTGCTGGCCGTGCTCGCGCTCATCGTCGTCAACGCGCTGGCGCATTCGCCCTGGGGGCTCTTCACCATCGCCTGCACCATCCCCATCGCCCTGCTGATGGGGTGGTGGATGCACGCCTTCCGCCCTGGCCGAGTGGGCGAGGCGTCGGCGATCGGGGTGGTGCTGGTGATGGCGGCGGTGGTGGCCGGCGGGTGGGTGGCAAAGGACCCCGCGTGGGCCGCCGTCTTCACCGTGGAGAAGACGACGCTCGTGTGGCTGATGGCGGGGTACGGCTTCGTCGCCTCGGTGCTCCCGGTGTGGGTCCTCCTCTGCCCGCGCGACTACCTGTCGACTTTCCTCAAGATCGGCACCGTCCTGGGGCTGGCGGTGGGGATCCTGGTGTCGCTCCCCGTCATCCACATGCCGGCGATGACGCGCTTCGTGGACGGCACGGGGCCGGTATTTAGCGGCAAGCTCTTCCCCTTCGCCTTCATCACCGTGGCGTGCGGCGCCATCAGCGGCTTCCACGCGCTGGTCGCCAGCGGCACGACGCCCAAGATGCTGGAGCGCGAGTCCGATGCGCGCCTCGTGGGCTACGGCGCCATGCTGATGGAGTCGTTCGTCGGCGTGATGGCGATGGTCGCCGCCTGCATCCTGGAGCCGGGCGTCTACTTCGCCATCAACGCCCCCGCCGGCGTCGTGGGCGCCACCGTCGAGACGGCCACGCGCACCATCGCCACCTGGGGCTTCGTCGTCACCCCCGAAGACATGACGCGCCTCGCCAGCGAGATGGGCGAGACGACGCTCCTGGCGCGCACCGGCGGCGCCCCGTCGCTGGCGGTGGGGATGTCGCAGATCTTCAGCGGCGTCTTTGGAGGGCCGGGGATGGCGGCGCTCTGGTACCACTTCGCCATCATGTTCGAGGCGCTCTTCATCCTCACCACCATCGACACCGGCACGCGCGTCGGCCGCTTCATGCTGCAGGAGCTGCTGGGGCACGTGTGGAAGCCGCTGGGGCGCACCTCCTGGTACCCCAGCATCGTCCTTTCCAGCGGGCTGATCGTCTTCGGCTGGGCCTACTTCCTCTACCAGGGCGTGGTGGACCCGCTGGGCGGCATCAACTCGCTCTGGCCGCTCTTCGGCATCTCCAACCAGCTCCTGGCCGCCGTCGCGCTGTGCGTGGGGACGACGGTGCTGATCAAGAGCGGCAAGGCGCGCTTCGCCTGGACGACGCTGCTGCCGCTGGCCTGGCTCTGCGCCGTCACCTTTACCGCCGGCTGGCAAAAGGTCTTCGCCGCCGACCCCAAGCTCGGCTTCCTTGCCCACGCCCGGATGATCCAGGCCCGCCTCGCCGCCGGGGAGCTCCCCCCCGGCGCCAAGACCATCGCCGACGCCCGCCACATGCTCTTCAACGACCGCCTGGACGCCGTCGTCGCGCTCGCCTTCATGGCCGTCGCGGTGCTGGTGATCGTCGTCTCGGTGCGCGAGTGGCTGCTCGTGCTCCGGCACCGTAAGCCGGCCGTGCTGCGCGAGGCGCCGTTCGTGGAGAGCGCGCTAGGCGTGGCGGGGGATTGACAGTCGCTAGCCGCCGGATTAGGTACCGAATCCCCGCCGCGCACCACTGAAACCGGGAAAGCTGATGAGCGAGCCGCGGATCGACATGCCACGCGACCAGATCGCCGCGTTCTGCCGCCGCCACGCCATTCGTGAGCTGCGGCTGTTCGGCTCGGTGCTCCGCGACGATTTTCGCGCGGATAGCGATGTGGATTTTCTCGTGGAGTTCGAGCCGGACGCGAGGGTCGGTCTTCTCACGCTCGCGCAGCTGGAGCTGGAACTCGGCGAACTCGTGGGTCGCAAGGCCGATCTCCGTACTGCTGCTGACTTGAGCCGCTACTTCCGGCAGGACGTGCTCAACGGCGCAACCGTGGTGTATGCGGCCTGAAGAGCGCGTTCGCCTCCTCCACATGCGCGATGCCGCGCGCGAGGCTATCGGCTTCGCGACGGGACGGACGCGTGACGATCTGGAGACAGATCGGCAGCTCCTGCTCGCCATCGTCAAGGATGTGGAGATCGTCGGTGAAGCGGCGAGCCGCTTGAGTGAGGAGTTCCGGATTCAGCATCCGGAGCTACCGTGGAAAGCGATCGTGGCGATGCGTAACCGGCTGGTCCACGCGTATTTCGACGTGGACCGCGACATCGTGTGGAACACCGTGACCATTGATCTGCCGTTCCTCGCATTCGTGGTGGAGGAGATTCTCAGAGCGTCCGATCCGTGACCAGGTTCGCAGCGCAAGCAGGTCACGGCAGAAGTTACTCGACGCTGATGCCAAATGGAGGTTATTGGTGGAATTTCCCGTCTTCGCGCGGCTATTTCGGACCAGCTTGCCAGCCGAAACCGTACTCGACAACCCAGGGGGCGGCACCTCCACAATCATGTGGTGCACCGAAGAGCGGGTTTGCTATAGGCGCGGGAGCCTGCGGCTCTATACCCGTCTTTGTGACCTGCACGCCGCGTACGACCATTTCGCTGGAAGAGAGGTGACGACTCAGCGCCTGAAGAGCTACGCCCCTGCGTTGTTTGATTCGGCTCGAAAGGGGCATGATTGTCACTGTACATTCTTCTTCCTTGCACTTACGCGCATGGGGTTGGTGACTGAAATCTGGGGACGAGGTCGGGCAGGATCACCGTTTGGGGTGACGATTGCCCCACAGCCCGATGATGCAGAGAGCGATTCCGCCGAGATGGAGTGCGCGTGGGTGGAAGAGGTTCGTCGCAGATTGGCTGAGGTCGATTCCGGCACGGCGGAGCTTATTCCTGCTGAGGAAGTTTTCGCGGAACTACGCCGCCGTCGTGCCGCGCTGGAGGAGGATGGCGAGGTCGGCGAACAATGGGGAATCGTACTCGACCAAGCTGAAAGGGCCGCGACCGGCGAGTCCGAAGCCGAGGAACGAATCAACGAACTGCTGCCAGACGTGGGCGACGAAACGCGGTGAAGGGTGGTAAGTCAATTACGACCTATCTGGTCGGGGCGTGAAGATGGAGGGGGCTGGACCGCGGCTGCGGTCCCGCCCCTTTTGTCGTTAACGCGCCCATGCTCAGCGCCGGAACAGGTAGCTGATCTTGAAGAACAGCCCGTCCGCGCGCGGCTGGAGCCCGTCGAAGCGGAACGCCTCGTCATCCGTCACCTCGCGGCCGTAGCCGAGGAAGGCGACGGTGCCGGGGGAGGGGCGGTAGCTCAGGAGGAGGTCCAGGCGCAGCGGGTTGAGCTGCGGCTCCAGGTACGAGGGGAGGTTGCCGCGGCGCACGCGGAACGGCTCGCCCTCGCGCAGGTACTCGCCGCCGTCGGGGGCGCGCAGGACGTCGACCTCCTCGACGGAGTACTGCGCGAGGCCGCGCACCGCCAGGGCGCGCGTGAGCTGGTACTCCACCCGCAGCCGCGGCACCAGCGCCCGCGAGTAGCGCCTGTCGTCCGAGGCGCGGCGCAGGACGGAGAAGCCCAGGCGCCCGTCCACGCGCAGCGACGGCGTGGGGCGCAGCGCCACCTCCGCCCCGATCCCGCTCTCCACGCCGCGCGTTCCCTCCGCGAAGATCGGCGTGGCGCCCACGAAGAGCTCCACGCCGATGTCAGCGGTCTTGAAGTGCGACGACTCCACCTCGAGCGAAATGCCGTGCAGCCCGCTCATGCGCGGGTTCGGCCCCACCAGCGAGTCGCCGGTCTCGGTACGGCCGCCCTGTCCGATGCGCGAGAAGCCGGCGTAGTCTCTGAAGTCGAGGGTGTAAAAGGCGCGCTGCACGCCCACCTCCACCCCCAGGTTCCCGCGCAGCGACGCGTTCGCCTCCAGGGAGAGCGCCCCCTCCACCGCCCCGTCACCCCGCCAGAAGCCGCGCCCGTCCCAGTACCGGCGGCCGCCCCCGCGCACGTCGAGGCGCTGGAGGAGGGCGCCGCGCGCGCCGTACCAGGAGACGCGGTTGCCCCCGGAGATCTCCGTGATCCCGCGCCGGCGCACGAAGCCCGTCTCGGTGCGGAAGCTGGAGGGGACGTCGCGCAGGGTGGCGAGGTAGCCCCAGCGCCGCCCCGTGCGGTCCAGATAGAGGTTCGCGATGTGCCCCACTTCGTCGTCGGTCGATACCGTCTGCTTCGCGCCGGGCGCGCCCGCCGAGTCGCGCCCGAACGGGTCCGCGACCCACGAGCGCGTCCAGCTCCCGCCGCCCAGCACCCCCGCCGTGTACACCCCGCCGAAACGGATGCGCGCGTCGGCCGCCGCCACGTGGTTGAAGGCGTCGCCGGTCTGGCGGCTGGTGGCGAGCGCGCCGAGGGTGGAGCCCGCCGACCCCACGTCGCGGCGCACGCGCGCGATGTGGACGACCGCCCGGTCGGCGCGCGGGGCGAAGCGGGCGGGGCGCGAGAGCGGAGCTTCGTCCACCACGCCCAGATAAGCCAGGTTCAGCGCCCCCACCTTGCCGGTGAGCCGCGCACCCACCGCCGGGTCCACCACCGAGCGGGTGTAGACCAGCGTCTCCGGGGTGGAAAAGAGGTCGGCGCCCTCCAGGAAGAAGGGGCGCTTCTCCTGCAGCGAGATGGCGAAGCGCTCGTTGACCGTGATCTGGTCCGCGTCCGCCTCGATGGTGGAGAAGTCGGGATTGACGGTGGCGTCGAGGGTCAGCTCGCTGGTGATGCCGTACTTGACGTTCACCCCCAGGTCGGGCTCGGTGGGCCCGCGCCGGAAGCCCGCCTCGCCGGTGCTCCCCTCGCGGCGCGCGGTGAGCGTGGGGTTGGCTTCGAAGAGACGCCCCGGCCGCAGCCCACGGATCCCGCGGAGCGTGCCGCTCTGCGCCAGCTCCGACGGCGTGCTCTGCAGGCGCGGCGCCCAGCTTTCCTGGGCCGCGGTGGCGGGGATCACGCGGATGACGTTGAAGCCCCAGCGCTGCTCGCCCCCCGCGGGAAACTTCAGGCTCTTGAGCGGGATGCGCAGCTCCACCTCGTAGCCGTCGCCGGTGAGGCGCCCGCGCGAGTCGAAGAGGAAGTCGGGGGCGAAGTCGGTCCCGCGCCCCTCCGCCAGAATGCCGTCCTGCTGGATCCCCAGCGGGTTGACGTAGAAGACGAAGGCGCGGCGCCGGTCCGCGAATGTGTCCAGCAGGATGCGGATGTGGTCGTCGCTGGTGATCTGGTCGCGCTCGGCGAGCGTGGACCGGATGCGCGACGGATCGGCGGCGTACGCGCGCACGCCGATGTAGAGGTCGCGCGGGGTGTAGAAGACGCGCACCTCCGTCCGCTCCGAGGCGGGCGATCCCTCCGCCGGGCGCGACTGCGTGAAGCTGCCGAGGAGCGCCGCGGTGGACCACGCCTCCTCGTCCAGCCGGCCGTCCACACGGATCTGTGCCGTCTCCACGCGCGGCGGGTCGGCCACGCGCTGAGTATCGGCCTGGAACGGCGAAGCCGCCACGAGAGCGGCGGCCAGGAGCGTTTCGATCATCTGCACACAGGGCGTTCGAGAGGTGCAAACTATAACTACACCGCCTCGCCCGGTCCACCACTCCCGGCCCCACGCACGACAAAAGGTCTCACGCGGAGTCACGGAGCCACAGAGCCACAGAGAGAACCGCAAAAGGCTTACTCCGTGGCTTTCAGTTCCTTCTGTGTTCTCTGTGTGATGCTTTTCTCGGTCGTTCTCTCCCTGCATCTCTGCGCACAAACACGGAGGCCCGGAGAGCGACGATGCTCTCCGGGCCTCCATCTTCACGTCCCGCGATTCACGCTAGCGGAAGGTGGCTACCGTCGCCGCGGTGGTGTTGAGCACGCGCGCGTTGTCCTCGTACTGCGCGGTCCCCATCACCTCGAGCGTGCCCGGGTGCGTCTTGAGCGGGCTCGACCAGTACTGGATGCGCGTGCAGTTGTTGCAGTTGTTGCCGTAGGCCATCACCGTGCGCCAGCTCTTGGACGGCGGGATGTAGCCGTGGCCGTACGCGTACGGAGTGGTGCTGGCGTCCACGAAGCGGTCGTGGCGGGCGCTCTGCAGGTGGCCCAGCTCGTGGCCGAACGAGTAGTAGCCCGTGATGCAGGTGTAGTGCGCCGCGGCGAACGCGCTGCTGGCCGTCGAGCCGATCCCCGCTGCCTGGCCGCACGCCTCGCTGTCGTTCACCACCAGGATCACCATGTCCGCCGCGTACGTGTTGCGCAGCGTGTGCACGTTGTCCATGATGCCGTCCGTGGTGCTGCGCAGCGCCGTGACGTGCTGGCTGAAGCTGCGGTTGGACTCGTTGTACGTGACCTGCACGCTGTGCACGCGCACCATGTTGATGTTGATGCCGCTGTTGACGTACGACTGGTTGGTCTCGTCCACCGCGAGCTGGATCTTGCTGGTGATGGTGCCGGCGGCGGTCGCGGCCGAGGCGGTGTACGCCACCAGCACGTTGATCGTCGTGGCGGCCGCCAGGCTGCTCGTGGTCGCCGGGGCGATCCCCAGGCTGCGCGAGGCGAGGGGGTTGCCGCCGAAGTCCTCAAGCGCGCCGCTCGGGTTGTCGGCCGTGTGCTCCTGCGGGAAGCCGCTCTGGTCGATGCGCGAGACGGCGTGCAGCCCGCCGCCGATGGGCTCCACGGCGTACGACGTGTTCCCCACGCGCACGGTGGCGGTCACGCCGCCGTCCATGAACACCATCTGAACCCAGCCCTCGGCGCCGCGTACGGGGCCGGCCCACGAGATGTCGTCGGCCGCACGGTTCACCACGCGCTCCCCCACGGCCACCACCTGAACGCCCGGGGCTACCGCCACGCGGACAGCGCCGCCCTGCTGGAGCATGCGCCCCGGCGCGGATGCCATGCGGGCAACGTGCACCTCGGCGGTACTGGAGCGGCCGCGGATGCTGGCCAGACGGTCGCGCTGCCCGGCGTTGAGCGCCGGCTGCGAGACGAGTGTGAGGAGGTTCTCCTGCGCCGCGGCGCTCATGGAGGTGCTGGTGTCCGAGGGGGTGATCTCGTCGCCCTGGCATGCCGCCAGGCCGAACGATGCCGCGAGGACCAACGCGAGGCGTGCTCTCATGGGTGCGTACTCCGAAAGGTGGGGTGAGGTGGGGATGCATCCACGCTCCCGCGGATTCGTGGGAAGCGTCGGATGTTTAGCGAGGTGTGATCGGATGCGGACAATAAGAGCGCCGAACCGTCTGGAAGTCAAGTGCTCCCACGAGCATAGAACGTATGTGCGGTGCTCGTGATTCGTGAGATCGGAGCGTGGTGCGCCAACACCCTTTGAGCGCCGGATTCTGCAACGATCGTTTTCAAATTGGGGAGCGGGTTTCGGCCGGATTCCACTGGATGGAAGGCGCGCGCGCGAGTATCCTTGCGTGCTACTCGAGCCTCAGCGTCAGCCATTCGCCGGCTGGCGCGTTCTCGCTGTGGTTGCCGTACCTCGTCCCGCGCTCTGGAGGCCGATGATGATCGCTCCTCTCTCGAAGCTGGTGGCCGTACTCGCCCTCACCGTTGTTGCCGCCTGCTCGCGCGCGTCGCCGCTGGGCGCGCCCGCGGGAGCGCCGTACGCGCGGGGGCCAGTCGAGGCGTTCACCCATAGCGCGACGGCATCCAACCTCCTGGTGCGGGGCGGGCCGGGATCGCGGGAGTCGTGCGGCAT contains the following coding sequences:
- a CDS encoding nucleotidyltransferase domain-containing protein; protein product: MSEPRIDMPRDQIAAFCRRHAIRELRLFGSVLRDDFRADSDVDFLVEFEPDARVGLLTLAQLELELGELVGRKADLRTAADLSRYFRQDVLNGATVVYAA
- a CDS encoding lysozyme inhibitor LprI family protein: MVLAVLLAGGVEGQEFRENVAHPCQDFWMLTRTEVVDCLRRDYAVADAELNRVYAAKMAGLSAAARNALRQDQRAWLVRYDRVLTAYYSRPWANHSIAKVLPSQILAVRQRTAYVRRFRG
- a CDS encoding HepT-like ribonuclease domain-containing protein, whose translation is MRDAAREAIGFATGRTRDDLETDRQLLLAIVKDVEIVGEAASRLSEEFRIQHPELPWKAIVAMRNRLVHAYFDVDRDIVWNTVTIDLPFLAFVVEEILRASDP
- a CDS encoding carbon starvation CstA family protein, coding for MPKSVRILLWSAVAVLGAAAIAVMALHKGETINAAWLVVAAVCTYAVAYRFYARFLATRVFELDDRRATPSERLENGVDFVPTHRWVLFGHHFAAIAGAGPLVGPVLAAQFGYLPGTLWLIVGVVLAGAVQDFIILFVSMRRDGKSLGQMAREEINTTAGMISMVAVLAIMAILLAVLALIVVNALAHSPWGLFTIACTIPIALLMGWWMHAFRPGRVGEASAIGVVLVMAAVVAGGWVAKDPAWAAVFTVEKTTLVWLMAGYGFVASVLPVWVLLCPRDYLSTFLKIGTVLGLAVGILVSLPVIHMPAMTRFVDGTGPVFSGKLFPFAFITVACGAISGFHALVASGTTPKMLERESDARLVGYGAMLMESFVGVMAMVAACILEPGVYFAINAPAGVVGATVETATRTIATWGFVVTPEDMTRLASEMGETTLLARTGGAPSLAVGMSQIFSGVFGGPGMAALWYHFAIMFEALFILTTIDTGTRVGRFMLQELLGHVWKPLGRTSWYPSIVLSSGLIVFGWAYFLYQGVVDPLGGINSLWPLFGISNQLLAAVALCVGTTVLIKSGKARFAWTTLLPLAWLCAVTFTAGWQKVFAADPKLGFLAHARMIQARLAAGELPPGAKTIADARHMLFNDRLDAVVALAFMAVAVLVIVVSVREWLLVLRHRKPAVLREAPFVESALGVAGD
- a CDS encoding helicase-associated domain-containing protein, translated to MKLADLDWRGILATLPDWEALSPAARRAFVEVEPAGTAGSVLGAAKAELEKAGMIAGAGARGTLWEATPRYHALLLALRSMHALPVLAIHDEALAEAYVREHVTKAEATLMTRHRFGGGFDWVNHRDAAERAWSFDWVDGFLAQQDLRAAVRWEANLLTPGEPSRLARNGIFDPLRALVRSFAGNPRGISLGGILPGLDDDTRAAVLSAGFRYLLLFPALLGEEPEARVGLAPGAALRMGPAPPAPEAVRPEESFEAPYMLADMTAVLVEAATSPIPLRGSDGALYARAQKVLASRLQPLPEWVATAVGKGPGDDYDDEEDDEPEEDRGRRNPDSELSHRTAAAAQMLLRSALATTRKDRGGKFHLAATKAGEQWLRLGEGERLSVLLKAFRASDQRNPHGWYGTEKGTDFFPARLGFDLTKGSGLDLRAATSAAFLSVPDGQVVPLEYFLHFHGITANPFLVPGMRKILDKTYSSSKPTTREEWELLWVNMLRVFLAMRLFPFGGARLARTADGVACVGLTPAGRYLLGATDAFEYAPLPEGEVLVQPDFEIVFLAPAPRLEPEVARFADRIGAGVGALFRITRASAIRAAEQGLTADHVVGSLEQVARSGVPANVARQVRDWIGSTRRVSLRPAVLIECPDADTAARVRSAGGKQVEAITPTVLRVKAQGKDRAALVKRLREKGIFVSD
- a CDS encoding serine/threonine-protein kinase: MSGLEGLLAGRTLMGRYRIEEVIGRGGFAAVYRAHDERLGRTVAVKVITVVAADAATRDQVRRRFEREARVAASLDHPNVVTVYDVGTDPDLELDFLVMELLRGEDLSRRLARPERLETPAAVRILRDTAHGIAAGHRGGLIHRDVKPANIFLAEQEREERFRVCVLDFGIARIRDAEQSLTKLTRGAAPLSPRYASPEQLQDVRDLSPASDVYSLGVIGYELLTGERPFDPEQIRLLTRGDPATPPSFDAIPEQVEPIIRRAMELDPERRFSDAGEMAEALDAALTSLRAEAAPAAAPPVVVPADTSDTVMLPAPEPVAAAPEVVVPPPVVPTPAAEPVREPAPLVDPTREVPLLAERMPAGVPVTGRPAGRSASPALLVGVPLLLLAGGGAWWALSRDTPDAPPPAEQTTAAAPPAATPPPARTPDSLAWSAPDGGDPAATGAAQQPGSGAAPAAGAAPGGGAAPPAQPGTTPTASGTFAGTSTLPRSPAPASSPAAASAARQAEQRFEVGDFPAAVAGFRRAVAAAPRNAHYRNQLGWALFQSGDLAGAERELRETVRLDPNRAIAYANLGEVYRVRGQTPAAIANYRRFLELNTNERREEIARGKLRGMGATP
- a CDS encoding addiction module protein, which codes for MEFPVFARLFRTSLPAETVLDNPGGGTSTIMWCTEERVCYRRGSLRLYTRLCDLHAAYDHFAGREVTTQRLKSYAPALFDSARKGHDCHCTFFFLALTRMGLVTEIWGRGRAGSPFGVTIAPQPDDAESDSAEMECAWVEEVRRRLAEVDSGTAELIPAEEVFAELRRRRAALEEDGEVGEQWGIVLDQAERAATGESEAEERINELLPDVGDETR